Part of the Labilithrix sp. genome, CGTTGCCGCTCGACTTCGCGATCGCCTCGTCGCGCGGGAGCTGCTCGCCGGTCGCGTCGCAGCCGCGGAAGACGGGGCAGAGCGGCTGACCGTTCTCGAGCTTCGGCTGGCGCGTGCGCGGCACCTCGGTCTGATCGGACGACGCGCCGACGGTGAGGTCGTTCGCGAGCGCGGCGCGGGTGAGGTCGGCGCGGAGGCGCGTGACGTGGAGCGTCCCTCCCGTGAGGCCGGCCTCGAGCACGTCGTAGTCCTCGTCCTCGACCTGGGCCGCCGTCTTCTCGATCGCGCCGGTCTGCTCGTCCTTGACCTCGAGGTAGTCGCCGCCGGCGCCGAACGCGCCGCCGCCGATCGCCGCGGAGCGCGCCGCGCTCGCGATCTGGGCGCGGAACGTCGCGATCGAGCTCTCGACCTCCCAGACCTTGCCTTCACCTGCCGTCGTCCTCTCTGCGCGGAGGTCGCGGTAGTTGCTCGTGCCGGTGGTCCAGTCCCAGGTGATCTCCTCGTCGCGGATGACGAAGGACTCGAAGTTGGTCGTCTGGAAGCGGCCGTTGCTCACGACCCAGAGCGTGATGCCGACGTTCGCGCCGGTGCCCGCCGCGACCATGCGGAGCGGGAGCGCGACGTTCGAGCCCGGCGTCGTGACGCGGACCGGGCGCATCGACTGCACGCCCTCGCCGGGCCGGAGCCGCAGCGCGAGGAAGTTGAAATGCTCTTTCGTGTACTGTGCAATGATCGGCTTGATGTCGTCGGGGACGACGTACTTGTTCGCGGCGAGCCAATCGAGCACCGCGGCGGTGTCGTTCTCCGTCGTCGGCTGGAGCTGCACGGTCTGGTAGGGACCGACGACCTCCTCCTTGATGACGGAGACGCCGCCGTCGAGGCTGCCGCCGGAGAGGCCCCCGCTGCTCGAGCCCGAGCCCGCGCTGTCCAGGTCGCGCGTGCACTCGGCGGGGGGCCGCGGGCAGTTTCGCGGCGGCTCCTGGATGACGAGCGACGTGAGCGTGTCGAGCCCGTTGAAGAGCGAGTCCGCGCTGATGCCGACCACGGCCGCGCCGCCCTGCGTGATGGGGAGGATCCACGCGAACTCGCTCGGCGAGCCCTGATAGCGGATCTGGTCGTAGAGGGTCGACTGCTGCGCGGAGACCGTCATCACCATGCGATGGTCGGTGACGATCGACGCTTGCTCGCCCTGCGGAGGGAAGCAGCCGCCGCAGGCTTCGGCGGGCGGCGTGTACGCGAGCATGGACACGGCGACGGCGGCGCAAGGAGCGAGGAGACGCAGGCGCATGGAGCCCTCCGAAGGAGGTGATCCATAGCATGCGAGGGCGCGGATGAGTTTTCTTGCCCGCCGCCGACGGCCCGGGGTAGAACCGCCGCACTTTCTAGCTTGAGCTTTCTCCCGCGGCGCGCACACCCCTGGTGTCCGCGCCGCGCGTGTTTGCGGGGCGCAACATCGCGGCGGCGAGGAGGCAGAGCGCCGGGCTCGTGACGACGTGGTAGCGGTCTTCGCCGAAGAACACCGCGTGCGTCAGGGCGGTCGACGCGACGAGCACCACACAGAAGAGGAGCGCGGGCTCGGCGCGGGGGCGGCCGGGGAGGGGGACGAGCGGCAGCGCGCAGCCGGCGACGACGAGCGGCCACACGATCGGCGTCCCGGCCGACATCCCGAGCCAGCCGGCGGCGACGGCGGCGAGCGCGAGACCAGCCTGCACGTAGAGGCCGAGCCCGCGCCTCCGCACGAGCGCGACGAACGCGAGCGGCATCGCGACGACGAGCAGGCGATGCATCGTGCTCGTGACCTGGCGCCAGCGCACGCGGCGCTCCTCCGGCCACGCGCTCGGCCGCGCCTCGCGGAGGTACTCGACCTGGAACGACTCGTGGTCGAACGTGAACGACAGCTTCGCCGGCACGAGCGCGAGCCATCGCCCCGGCGCCGCGGTGACGTTCGCGATGCCGTAGTGGAGCCAGCAGCGGTCCTGCTGCACCTGCCCCGTCACCTCGCGGCATCCGTCCGACGAGCGCAGCGTCTCGAAGCGCCCCGTCGCGCGCGGGAACGATCCGATCGCGAGGTTCCATCCCGCGTTGGTGCTCACGAGCGCGCAGCCGTCCATCACCGCGCAGTTCCGCGCCGACCACGGGAGCACCGGCGCGAGCGACATCGCGGACCCCACCGCCGCGGCGACGGCGCGCGATCGCCACGAGCGGTCCTCGATCGCGAGCGCGAGGAACGGCGCGCAGAGGAGCGCCTGCGGCCGTACGAGCGCGCCGAGCCCGAGCACGATCGCGCCGCCGCCGATCGCGACGAGCGGCCGGTGCGACGCGCGGAGCCGCAGCGTGACGAGGAACGCCCCCATCACCGTGAGCGCGGCGAGCATCTCGCCCATCACGAGCGCGCCGTAGAGCACCATCCCGGGGTGCAGCGCCGCGACGACGCCGGCGGCGACGGCGCGCGCGTGGGTGGTGAAGGTCGCGCGCGCGAGCTCGTACACGACGACGACGACGAGCGCGCCGGTCAGCGAGTTCGCGAGCTGCGCGACCCAGGCCTTGCTCCCGAGCACGACGTAGAAGAGCGCGAGGAACGCGCTGTAGCCGACGGGGTAGTGGCACCACGGATGCCACTCCGTGACGCCGTTGACGACGCGGTCGTCGGAGTACCCGTGCCCCTCCGCGATGCGGCGCGCCCCGAAGTCGTAGTAGTGCCCGTCCCAGACCGGCTCCCCGGCGAAGAGGCGCGCCGCCACGAACCGCAACACGAACGCGACGACGAAGAACAGAGCCGGATGCAGGTATCGCCGCGCCGCCATCACATCCGAGTCGAGACGGCCTGCAGGTTATCAGGAGACTTCGCGTTCGCGCATCCGGCGCATGTACGTGCGCTGGACCTGGGCGGGGTCGAGGCGGAGGTACTTCGCGAGCTCGGTGACGAAGCCGCGGACGTAGACGACGGCGGGGAGCTGCTCGTAGCTCTCCTCCTCGAGCGCGACGAGGTGCACCTTCGAGATCTTGGTGCGCGCGCTGATCTCCGCGACCTCGATCCCCTGCGACTCGCGCACCTTGCGCAGGAGCGGGCCGGTGAACTCGGTGTCGGGTCCGATCTCGCGCTGGAGCTCCCCCTGCAAGAGGAGCTGCTCCGCCGCGAGGGCGGGGCGCGGCGGCGGCATCGACGCGGGCTGCTCCGGCTCCGGGAACATCGAGAGGTCGTAGGCGCGGCGGCGGACGGGATCGAGGAGCGTGTCGTGCGCCTCGTCGATGCGCGCCTGCGCGCCGCCGAGCTCGTGCTCGTCGAGGAGCGACGACGTCGCGAGGCCGCCCGTCGCGTAGATCTCGCGCTGCCGCTTGAAGGCGCGGCGGATCTCCTCGTCGTTCGCGGCGCGGCCGATGCCGAGGACGGTGTAGTGGTCCGGCGGCGCGAGCGCAGGCAAGAGCGGCGGCGGGGCTTCGCGCGGCTCCATCTTCGCGGAGGTGGTGAGCGCGACGACGCGGCGCGCGATGCGCTCGATGTTGCGCGCCGCCTTCGACGTCGGAGAGTCGACGAGGATGGGGCGCTTGCGGCGGACCGCGAGCCACACCGTGTCGTCGTGCTCGATGTGCCCGAGCTCCTCGAGCGCGAGGCCGTAGTGCGCGCGCGCGAGCGAGCTCATCGCGCTCGCGAGCTCGAGGTCGGTGCGCACGCGCGTCTGGTTCACGGCGAGGTAGAGCCGCATGCGATGCGCCTCCGCCCAGCCCAGCTCCGCGAGCGAGCGATCGCTCTTCGCGAGGATGCGCAGCAGATCGAGCGGCGAGGGCAGGCGGCCGATCTCCTTGATCGCGCGATCGACGAGGGAGAGGCGGAAGCGATCCTTCGCGAGCGAGCGGCGGAGGCGGCGGCGGTAGGCGGCGCGGACGAAGCGGTAGGTCGCCTCGATCGCGGGCGGCTCCGGGACGGTGACGCAGATGCCGATGTCGGCCGCGAGCATCATGTCGAGCGCGAGGTGCGAGTGGCCGGGGCCGACGTCGATGACGAGGTAGTCGGCGGGGAGCGCGCGGAGGCGCGAGAGCCAGCGCGCCTTGCGCCCGGCGCGGAGCTGGAGCGGCGGCTCGATCGCGTCGTGCGCGCCCGGCAGGATCGAGAGGCCGGGCACGTTCGTGGCGACGAGCGACTTCGCGAGCTCCTTCTCCGTCTCGTCCGGGGTGTGGACCGCGGCGGAGAGGCCGAACTGCGCGTGGATGTTGGCGCCGGTCGGATCGAGGTCGACGAGGATGACGCTCTTGCCGAGCTGCGCGAAGTACACCGCGAGGTTCTGCGCGACGAGGCTCTTGCCCGCGCCGCCGCGGCCGCCGCCGACGACGAGCATGCGCCGCGCGCCGCGCGCGTTCTCGATCTCCGGATCGAGCTCGAGCGACGGCGGCGGCAGCGATGGCGGCGGGAAGCTCTCGTTGCTCACGACGTGGCCTCAGGTCCCGCCGGCGGCGGTGCGCGCGAGGTGGGCGCGGCGGAGCAGCCCGAAGATGCGCGCCGCGAGCTCCGTCGTGCGGAACGGCTTCGGCAGGAAGTCGTCGCCGCCGCACGCGAACGCGTCGACGACGTCGCGCGAGGTCGGCTTGCTCGAGAGGAAGAGGACGGGGATGTCCGCGATGCGCGCGTTCGCGCGGACCTTGCCGACGAAGGCGCGCGGATCGCTCGCGGGCAGCCGGAGGTCGAGGACGATCGCGTCGAACGACTCGTCCTCGAGGCTCTCCTCCGCGAGGGCCGTCGTCGCGACGAGCTCCACCACGAGCCCCATCTCCGAGAGCACCGCGCGGAGGTCCTCCTCCGCCGCGCCCTCGCTGTCGACGACGAGCACGCGCGCGCCGAACGGGACGCGGCTCGACTCGAGCGCGCTCGTCGACGGCAGGTCGTCGAGGCGCCGCGAGCGCGGGGGCGCGTCGCTCACCGACGCCGGCGGCGCGCTCGGCGGCGCGACGGGGACCTTCGCCGACGAGACCGGCGGACGCGAGACGGGGCGCGAGGCGCGCATGTGCTCGCTCCGCGCGCTGACGAACCCGACGAGCCGGTCCCAGTCGCGGCGCTCGAAGGTGAGCGCCATCCCGGCGGCGCCCTTCGTCCCGCGCGCCGCGGCCGCGGTCGCGCGCTTCTTCGAGCCGATCTCGAAGATCGCGAGCACCCACTCGCCGTCGTTGACGGCCTCGCCCTGCGGGAGCGCGAGCGATCCCCCGGCCCCGGACAGCGCCGCGGAGAGCTCCGCGACGCTTTCGTAGCGGAAGATGACGCTGCGCATCGAGGCCTCCTTTAGCCGCTACCGCTAGGACACGCAAACTTGGTAAGCTGCCGCCCAAATCCCATGGCAGCGAAGGCGATATCCGCTCTGATTCTCGGCGCTTTTGCGCTGTCCGGCGCCGAGTGCGGCAAGTCCACCGAGGATCCGACGAAGGAGAAGCCCGGTCCTGACGCCCCGATCGTGCAGCTCGAGGGCATCGACACGGGCGCGCTCACGCAGCGGGAGAAGAAGGAATGGAGCTCTTACGTCTCCGAGTTCCTCTCGCCCTGCCAGAGCGTCCCCGTCTCGATCGCGCAGTGCGTGAAGGACAAGCGCGACTGCGACAAGTGCGCGCCCGCCGCGAAGTTCGTGATGAAGGGCGTGAAGGACGGCATGAGCCGTGAGCAGGTCGAGAAGAGCTACAAGAACCGCTTCGACCCCGCGATGATCAAGAACGTCCCCGTCGACGGCTCGCCGTCGAAGGGGCCCGAGAACGCGCCGATCACGTTCGTCGAGTTCGCCGATTTTCAGTGCCCGCACTGCGGCGAGACGGCGCCGTTGCTCGAGAAGATGTTCGAGAGCCGCAAGAACGACGTCCGCTTCGTCTTCAAGTTCTACGTCCTCGGGAAGTTCCCGAACTCCGAGAACGCCGCGCGCGCCGCGATCGCGGCGGGCAAGCAGGGGAAGTTCTGGGAGATGCACAAGCTGATCTTCGCGAACCAGAGCCGGCTCGATCAGGCCGGGCTCGACGCGCTCGCGAAGCAGCTCGACCTGAACGTCGAGCGGCTCCACGCCGACATGCAGCTCCCCGAGACGCAGGAGCGCATCAACAAGGACCACAAGCTCGGCGAGGACCTCAAGCTCGAGGGGACGCCGACGATCTACATCAACGGCCGCCACTTCGACGGGCGCCAGGACATGGACGAGTGGCTCAACCTCGAGCTCCAGATGATCGGCAAGCAGCCGACGCCCGCGTCGTCCGCGCCCCCATCCGACGCCGGCGCCGCGAAGGCCGCCGACGCGGGCAAGGACGCCGCCCCCGCCCCCGCCCCCGGCGACGCCGGTAAGCGGTGACGCGCGCCGTCTCCGACGGCTGCGGGTGCTTCCCGACAGGGCGGCACTACCCCGGCATCGCGCACCTGCTCAAGGTCGTCATCCGCGGCCTCGCGGAGGGCTTCGCCGCCGACGTGCCGTGGCAGGAGATCGACGTCGCGCTCCTCGACGTCGAGACGACGGGCCGTGACGCGTCGGTCGATCGCGTCGTCGAGGTCGGCATCGTCGTCGGTCGCAACGGCGAGGTAGTTGCAAGATACAACTGGCTCATCCACCCCGGCATGCCGATCCCGGCCGAGGTGACCGCGATCCACGGCATCACCGACGAGATGGTGAAGGACAAGCCTCGCTTCGAGGAGATCGCCGCCGAGATCGCGGCCGCGCTGAAGGGCTGCGTGCCCTCCGCGTACAACGCGCTCTTCGACCGCGCCTTCATGATGAGCGAGTTCGCGCGCGCGAAGGCGGACACGATCGGCGTCGCGGCGCTGCAGCGCGACGTCGAGTGGGTCGACCCGCTCGTGTGGGCGCGCGACATCCAGCACGATCAGAAGTCGCGCGCCCTCGGCGACGTCGCCGAGCGCCTCGGCGTGAAGCTCGAACAGGCGCAC contains:
- a CDS encoding thioredoxin domain-containing protein, encoding MAAKAISALILGAFALSGAECGKSTEDPTKEKPGPDAPIVQLEGIDTGALTQREKKEWSSYVSEFLSPCQSVPVSIAQCVKDKRDCDKCAPAAKFVMKGVKDGMSREQVEKSYKNRFDPAMIKNVPVDGSPSKGPENAPITFVEFADFQCPHCGETAPLLEKMFESRKNDVRFVFKFYVLGKFPNSENAARAAIAAGKQGKFWEMHKLIFANQSRLDQAGLDALAKQLDLNVERLHADMQLPETQERINKDHKLGEDLKLEGTPTIYINGRHFDGRQDMDEWLNLELQMIGKQPTPASSAPPSDAGAAKAADAGKDAAPAPAPGDAGKR
- a CDS encoding helix-turn-helix domain-containing protein, which codes for MLVVGGGRGGAGKSLVAQNLAVYFAQLGKSVILVDLDPTGANIHAQFGLSAAVHTPDETEKELAKSLVATNVPGLSILPGAHDAIEPPLQLRAGRKARWLSRLRALPADYLVIDVGPGHSHLALDMMLAADIGICVTVPEPPAIEATYRFVRAAYRRRLRRSLAKDRFRLSLVDRAIKEIGRLPSPLDLLRILAKSDRSLAELGWAEAHRMRLYLAVNQTRVRTDLELASAMSSLARAHYGLALEELGHIEHDDTVWLAVRRKRPILVDSPTSKAARNIERIARRVVALTTSAKMEPREAPPPLLPALAPPDHYTVLGIGRAANDEEIRRAFKRQREIYATGGLATSSLLDEHELGGAQARIDEAHDTLLDPVRRRAYDLSMFPEPEQPASMPPPRPALAAEQLLLQGELQREIGPDTEFTGPLLRKVRESQGIEVAEISARTKISKVHLVALEEESYEQLPAVVYVRGFVTELAKYLRLDPAQVQRTYMRRMREREVS
- a CDS encoding 3'-5' exonuclease → MTRAVSDGCGCFPTGRHYPGIAHLLKVVIRGLAEGFAADVPWQEIDVALLDVETTGRDASVDRVVEVGIVVGRNGEVVARYNWLIHPGMPIPAEVTAIHGITDEMVKDKPRFEEIAAEIAAALKGCVPSAYNALFDRAFMMSEFARAKADTIGVAALQRDVEWVDPLVWARDIQHDQKSRALGDVAERLGVKLEQAHRASDDAEAALRVMYALGRDPRVPRAYGALVQEQRRLSQAQADQRRMWRS
- a CDS encoding glycosyltransferase family 39 protein — protein: MAARRYLHPALFFVVAFVLRFVAARLFAGEPVWDGHYYDFGARRIAEGHGYSDDRVVNGVTEWHPWCHYPVGYSAFLALFYVVLGSKAWVAQLANSLTGALVVVVVYELARATFTTHARAVAAGVVAALHPGMVLYGALVMGEMLAALTVMGAFLVTLRLRASHRPLVAIGGGAIVLGLGALVRPQALLCAPFLALAIEDRSWRSRAVAAAVGSAMSLAPVLPWSARNCAVMDGCALVSTNAGWNLAIGSFPRATGRFETLRSSDGCREVTGQVQQDRCWLHYGIANVTAAPGRWLALVPAKLSFTFDHESFQVEYLREARPSAWPEERRVRWRQVTSTMHRLLVVAMPLAFVALVRRRGLGLYVQAGLALAAVAAGWLGMSAGTPIVWPLVVAGCALPLVPLPGRPRAEPALLFCVVLVASTALTHAVFFGEDRYHVVTSPALCLLAAAMLRPANTRGADTRGVRAAGESSS
- a CDS encoding DUF2330 domain-containing protein; the encoded protein is MRLRLLAPCAAVAVSMLAYTPPAEACGGCFPPQGEQASIVTDHRMVMTVSAQQSTLYDQIRYQGSPSEFAWILPITQGGAAVVGISADSLFNGLDTLTSLVIQEPPRNCPRPPAECTRDLDSAGSGSSSGGLSGGSLDGGVSVIKEEVVGPYQTVQLQPTTENDTAAVLDWLAANKYVVPDDIKPIIAQYTKEHFNFLALRLRPGEGVQSMRPVRVTTPGSNVALPLRMVAAGTGANVGITLWVVSNGRFQTTNFESFVIRDEEITWDWTTGTSNYRDLRAERTTAGEGKVWEVESSIATFRAQIASAARSAAIGGGAFGAGGDYLEVKDEQTGAIEKTAAQVEDEDYDVLEAGLTGGTLHVTRLRADLTRAALANDLTVGASSDQTEVPRTRQPKLENGQPLCPVFRGCDATGEQLPRDEAIAKSSGNETDGTFTCRAATSRVNASVSVALGFLAVVMGRAVRRRRRS
- a CDS encoding response regulator transcription factor — protein: MRSVIFRYESVAELSAALSGAGGSLALPQGEAVNDGEWVLAIFEIGSKKRATAAAARGTKGAAGMALTFERRDWDRLVGFVSARSEHMRASRPVSRPPVSSAKVPVAPPSAPPASVSDAPPRSRRLDDLPSTSALESSRVPFGARVLVVDSEGAAEEDLRAVLSEMGLVVELVATTALAEESLEDESFDAIVLDLRLPASDPRAFVGKVRANARIADIPVLFLSSKPTSRDVVDAFACGGDDFLPKPFRTTELAARIFGLLRRAHLARTAAGGT